In Toxoplasma gondii ME49 chromosome VIII, whole genome shotgun sequence, a single genomic region encodes these proteins:
- a CDS encoding hypothetical protein (encoded by transcript TGME49_232670), whose product MLCRIQYSSNCSQWQFEQRSRSSDELCPDADAARGSTYGSGRHNRASELCEDRRSRNPMSCPYVWGTDQSFSFTDETAIAPSIASDGGRRQLESLPDHVIKASFLGGNCLRCRRNTVCIPPSGSGKRWTESQTQEGGASVRLEKDTNVSGEMTKSQRSSARRAGRDCGCRSGEIETSCRAYGDTSGPDDGGTDRGMVRKSSSGSTICSTSESDRGSGYSVVKVIGGATKPTASVAARGGTSHDENRSVLKKRETDSSEHETRSLADDRHGPESASVKAPDSFVHVELLHEEPTFHQRLQLFPCGASGTDLEIEGSGENFFSEGGDVNRSLSLELWDTHEVDMYIAPALRVLREPREQNVHDSAASVALSSYPSAVPERYSDSEHRSGEQPRRLGHKISPGTVHRCSAVEAISFHQEVGWKQGREAKVLGDAEKQDIHQSQAGATTTDATSRSSGSRRSSGFASVSSSRVSSSAPSDSSSAATIHIQADVIEQESSHAEGQQFHRNYPYRSLNSCKLGWGVAMGNKCLDSDLLVVKRKHFSLMVEDEDGLLHLDDMPSFEGCLFVIKLASSRRSSPYSRLLRSLPYRRHLFFVLSQGHLFWFRSSRDFVGRGFSAAIGSVSLIINQCHVEVAESSPTLHGGRFRLEFKNWRRSIELQARSDGSGKKKRKNRLEAESSRGAWVQQLLATIQKAEQIRDRFRTVDWEQTQHHARLMAERFGVI is encoded by the exons ATGCTATGCAGGATCCAGTACAGCAGCAACTGTTCGCAGTGGCAGTTCGAGCAG aggtcgagaagcagcgacgaaTTGTGCCCGGATGCCGATGCAGCACGTGGGAGCACATACGGGTCAGGTCGACACAACCGTGCATCGGAGTTGTGTGAGGATAGGCGCTCACGCAATCCGATGAGCTGCCCTTACGTTTGGGGAACGGATcagtcgttttctttcaCAGATGAAACGGCTATTGCGCCTTCGATTGCCTCTGACGGTGGAAGACGGCAACTGGAGAGTCTTCCAGACCACGTGATAAAAGCGTCTTTTCTGGGGGGTAACTGTTTACGTTGCCGGCGAAACACTGTTTGCATTCCGCCATCTGGCAGTGGTAAAAGGTGGACGGAAAGCCAGACCCAGGAGGGTGGCGCCAGCGTTCGACTGGAAAAGGACACGAATGTCTCAGGAGAAATGACGAAATCTCAGAGATCCTCTGCGCGGCGTGCTGGCCGTGATTGCGGATGTCGCTCTGGCGAAATAGAGACGTCGTGTAGGGCCTACGGAGACACCAGTGGTCCCGATGATGGTGGCACTGACAGGGGCATGGTTCGAAAAAGCAGCAGTGGAAGTACAATATGCAGCACCAGCGAATCAGATAGAGGCAGTGGATATTCAGTTGTGAAGGTGATAGGAGGCGCTACCAAACCGACTGCCTCTGTGGCCGCACGAGGGGGTACCTCACACGACGAGAACAGGAGTGTGCTGAAGAAGCGTGAGACTGACAGCAGCGAGCACGAGACTCGCTCGTTGGCAGATGATAGGCACGGGCCAGAGAGTGCGAGCGTGAAGGCGCCGGACTCGTTTGTCCACGTGGAACTGCTGCACGAGGAACCAACCTTCCACCAACGTCTTCAGTTGTTTCCTTGTGGAGCTTCAGGGACGGACTTGGAGATAGAGGGATCCGGAGAGAACTTTTTttcagagggaggagacgtgAATCGTAGTCTGTCACTCGAGCTGTGGGACACGCATGAGGTAGATATGTACATCGCGCCAGCGCTGCGTGTTCTTCGAGAACCGCGAGAGCAGAACGTTCACGACAGCGCGGCGTCTGTGGCGTTGTCATCTTATCCGTCGGCAGTCCCGGAGCGTTACAGTGACAGCGAGCATAGGTCTGGCGAGCAGCCGAGACGGTTAGGGCACAAAATCTCTCCGGGAACAGTACATAGGTGCTCTGCCGTGGAGGCAATTTCGTTCCATCAAGAGGTCGGTTGGAagcaggggagagaagccaaGGTGCTGGGAGatgcggagaagcaggaTATTCACCAAAGTCAGGCGGGAGCTACTACAACGGATGCGACCAGTCGGTCGTCCGGCTCGCGGCGTAGCTCCGGATTTGCTTCTGTCTCATCGAGCAGAGTATCAAGCAGTGCCCCGTCGGATTCCTCGTCCGCTGCAACTATTCATATTCAGGCAGATGTGATTGAGCAGGAAAGCAGCCACGCAGAGGGACAACAATTTCACAGAAATTATCCCTACAGGTCGCTCAACTCTTGCAAGCTCGGGTGGGGGGTAGCAATGGGCAACAAATGCCTCGACAGCGACCTTCTCGTAGTCAAACGCAAGCACTTCTCCCTCATggtcgaggacgaagacggacTTCTCCATTTGGATGACATGCCGTCTTTCGAAG GTTGCCTTTTCGTCATAAAGCTCGCGTCATCgcggcgttcttctccgtaTTCACGACTGCTGAGGTCTCTCCCATATCGGCGGCATctgttcttcgttctctcacAAGGCCACCTCTTTTGGTTTCGGTCGTCTCGAGACTTTGTTGGTCGTGGTTTCTCAGCTGCTATTGGGAGTGTCTCCCTAATCATCAACCAGTGTCACGTGGAAGTCGCCGAGTCTTCTCCGACTCTTCACGGAGGCCGGTTCCGTCTTGAATTCAAGAATTGGCGGAGAAGTATCGAGCTTCAGGCTAGATCCGACGGTAGtggcaagaagaaaagaaagaaccgGCTCGAGGCTGAAAGCAGCCGGGGAGCGTGGGTGCAGCAACTGCTTGCGACGATTCAAAAG GCGGAGCAAATTCGAGATCGTTTCCGGACGGTGGATTGGGAACAGACACAGCACCACGCAAGGTTGATGGCTGAACGTTTCGGTGTAATTTAA